The genomic segment TGATGATTATGTGGATGATGAGATATGCAGCTGTATGAATTTGGATAGACCGAAGAGCTTTTTTTTGTTTGCAGGGGCTGGTTCCGGTAAAACTAAATCTTTGGTTACATCGCTTAATAGATTTCAGGAGAAAAATTTTAATCGAATGAAATTAAGTGGCCAGCGTATTGCAATAATTACATTCACTAATGTAGCAAGTGAGGAGATTGAAAGACGTTTAGATTATAATCCATTATTTATTGTCTCGACAATCCACAGTTTTATTTGGGAACTAATCAAGGATCACCAGCTTGACATAAAAAAATGGTTACATGATAATCTCAAAATACAAATTGAAGAACTACAAGAAAAACAAAGGAAAGGGAGTAAGGGAACAAAAACTGCGAATGATCGTATAAGTAACATTGAATATAAAACAAAGAGAATTCAAAAGCTAAATAGTATAACTAAATTCTCGTATAGTCCTAATGGGGAAAATAAGGGAGTAGATTCCTTAAACCACTCGGAAGTAATAAACATAGGAGTGTATTTTTTAACTCAGAAACCATTATTGCAAAAAATCCTAATAAGAAAATTTCCTTTTTTATTGATTGATGAAAGCCAAGACACAAATACAAAACTAATGGATGCCTTTTTTAAAGTACAAAGCGATTACTCATCTGAGTTTGCTCTTGGGCTATTTGGTGATACTATGCAGAGGATTTACCTTGATGGGAAAGCGGATCTGGGAATGAACTTACCAACAGATTGGGCGAAACCCATAAAAAAAATGAATCATCGTTCTCCTAATAGAATCATTAAATTAATTAATAAGATTCGTTCGGTAGTAGATGATCAAGAGCAGTTACCTAGAACTGATGCCAGAGAAGGTTGTGTACGCTTGTTTATTTTTCCTAATGAAATTGATAAGAAAACTGCTGAAAATAAAGTAGTAAAACAAATGTTTGAAATTACAAAAGACTTGTCATGGGGTGAGAATTCAGATTATATTTCATTAATTCTTGAACATCATATGGCAGCAAGCAGAATAGGTTTTGAAAATATATTCAGTGCTTTAAACCCAGTCGATAAATTAAAAACAGGATTATGGGAAGGCTCGCTACCAGAACTAAAGTTCTTCACACAAATCATATTACCAATAGCGATTGCAAGAGATAATAATGATCAATTTATAATAACCAGCATAGTGAAAAAATATTCACCGTTACTCATTAAAAAGACAATGCGTTCAAGTACTAATCAACTTAAACAATTGAAACTAGCAAATGCTGCTATGAAAAAGTTGTTATCGTTGTGGGATGATAGAAAAGAACCAACGGGAAATGATATATTGCAATGTGTTGCACAATCTAAATTGTTTGATATACCAGGGAGTTTAACTCCATTAATTATTCCAGAAACAATCCAGAAATGCAACGAGACTAATGAGTCTGTATCTAATTCTGAAAAAGGTGCTGGTGATCCGGAACTGGATGCCTGGAGATTATGCTTAAGTTCTAATTTCAGTCAATTTAAAGCGTACGAATCGTATATATCCGAACAAACAAATTTTAGAACACATCAAGGAGTAAAGGGTCTTGAATTTCCTAACGTTATGGTAATTATAGATGATCATGATTCACGGGGGAAAACGTTTAACTATGAAAAATTGTTTGGAGCTAAGGAGAGAACAGTCGATGAGATAAAAAATGAAAAAGAAGGTAGGGATAGTAGTATTAGCAGAACTCGTCGTCTCTTTTATGTCACATGTAGCAGAGCTGAAAAAAGCTTGGCTATTGTTGCTTACACAGCAGAACCAGAAAAGGTAAAGAAGCACGTATTACAAGAGGGGTGGTTTGGAGAGGATGAAATAGAGATTCTTTAAATGACATAGTTATTTTTTGCATATTCAAAATGGTGGAGGTACAATTTTCTTTATTGAAAAGTGAAGGTGATAATATGCAGATGCCGTCGTATTTTGGTCCACAATTAATGGGAGGAATTCATAATTCAGCGGGCCTATCCTATCAAGATACATGTGCCTTATACAATTTCTTCACTTACTTAAATAAGGACGATGAGCTACTGAGCCTTGGAGTTGAAATGGTAAATGACTTTTCTATTCACAAAGAAGGGAATATAATAACTGCACAGGTAAAAAAACAAACATTATCCCTTAAAGATATGCTCAAAATTCTAGAGAAAACTCCCCTGAAGAGAAATGATACAATCCTGGTTGTTTGTGCCCAATTTGATGATGAATTGCGCCAAATTATAAAGAAGAGAGAAAGATTCAGGTATGCCATGCAATCTGACTTAGATTCTGATTGGAAAGAAACGATAATTTCTGATTTTGAAGCGGAGTTGGTAAAAAAAGAAATTGATCCTAAAAGTAATTTATTCGTTAAAAGCGAATATGTTGAACTACCCGCAGATATGGCGCATATGGCTTTGTTCTTTGTAATAATGAAATGGCTTGAGAGAGAAAAACGTACAGTGGATATATCAGGCTTTATGAATAGCTTATCAGTATATATTCAGAAATTGCGAGAAACAAGCGGTTCACTTTCGTTAAAACAATTGAAAGAATTTGCAGAAGAACATTCTACAAAATCCTTGGTCACAGAAATTATAGAAACAGCGTATAAGTCCCAATTCATTCAACCTACTGAGTTAATGTCTGTTTTAGGCGAAACAAAAGACGAGATTTATAGGCAATTAGAGAAAAGGATTCAAGAAGCGCAAGAGCATTTTAATAATCAGGAATTTAGTGAATCTTTGGAAATATACTCAAGTTTAGAAACGATATTCCGAAAAAAACTATTGAAATTTCAATGTGCTATACTTCATGAGTTATTAAATAATTATGACTGCGCAATAAAGTATTGCGATGAAATTATAAAAATGGATCCCACCCACTATGAAGCATATTTAATTAGAGGTTTGAGTTTGAAAGCTTTAAAGAGATTTGAAGAAGCTATGGAACAGTTTGAGTATTCACTATCATTAAAGGCTTCTGTTCTGGCACATTATAATTTGGGTTATATCTATTTCACATCTCAAAGTGTTGACTCTACTAAGAAAGCGATTGAGCACTTCAAATCGTGCCTTGAGATAGATAGTATGTTTAAATACGCGCATCTCAACCTAAGTATTGCCTATTTTCAAATGGGTATATATGGCGACTCTTTAAAGCATATAAACAAAGCTCTCGATATTGATCCAGAATCCTATGAAGCCCTAGCCCATAAAGGCGAACTTTACCGATTCTTTGGTTTATATGATGATGCAATAGATTATTTTGAACAATGCTTGACTAAACAAAAAGAAAATCAGCAGGCACTTTTTGGCTTAGCTCTTTGCTTTACGGAGAAAGGCTATCTCTCGGAAGCCGCTATCTATTATAAACGATTTTTCAAATTTCATTCAGATAAATTCTTTAAAAATGGTATTTCTAATTCAATTGGAAGAAAGGCCATAATTGTTGATTTAGGCTGGAAAAGAACCGTTTATGGACATTTTGAAGTCATTAAGGAAAATTTAATTTATGTTGATATAGCTGGAGTGCAGTTAAAGGTTTCTCTCAGTGTAGCAAAGGATTATATTTTTATAGGCTGTGTTCAATTTAATGTTGAAACTAATACTATTATATACCCAACGGTTGGAAAGTTTATGGAGACGAAAGAAGACTTCCAGGCCTTGATATATAAAATTCAGGAAACCGCTCAACTCGAACAGTTTTTTGATAAACCACTTTTCGTAGACTTTAATCATAGTATTGAGATAAATATTGAAGAACGCGAAAAGTATGTACTAATAGAGATGTTTTTTTTCGATCAACCTCTAGTTGTTGGTATTACAGACCAAAAGGGCGATGGTTTTAAGTCGTTTAAAGATTATTTTGAATTATACGGACAATGTCGTATACATTTTGAATGTGTTAAAACATCTGAAGTCTTTGTTATTGATGGCATTTCGAAAGTTATTATAAAGCCTCTTGTTTGAAGTAACAAAAATGGAAAAACAGTCTTCAAATTAACACTAGAGACATGCTTATATTTTATAGGTAGTTTGAATTTTAATGTTATCCAACATTCAGGAGATCAGGGGTTCAAAATTTGAGCTGTTTGTGACATTGAAATCAAGATAACTGGTTTCCAACTTTCTTTACATGGTATTTTTTAGCGGTTTCAGACTTTCTTTTTTTCGTATTTATCAAGAGCCGCTGCAAACCCAGTAGTATCAATAATTTTGGTTCCAGACTTTTTTATCACCCGACACTTGTGTGAAAACCTCAAAAAGTTGACCTAAGAATTACAAAGTCGCATCAAAGCTTATAAAGTCGTATCGAAAAGCCGAGCGAAACTCAGGTA from the Paenibacillus sp. BIHB 4019 genome contains:
- a CDS encoding UvrD-helicase domain-containing protein; translated protein: MSIVDKNNVDDYVDDEICSCMNLDRPKSFFLFAGAGSGKTKSLVTSLNRFQEKNFNRMKLSGQRIAIITFTNVASEEIERRLDYNPLFIVSTIHSFIWELIKDHQLDIKKWLHDNLKIQIEELQEKQRKGSKGTKTANDRISNIEYKTKRIQKLNSITKFSYSPNGENKGVDSLNHSEVINIGVYFLTQKPLLQKILIRKFPFLLIDESQDTNTKLMDAFFKVQSDYSSEFALGLFGDTMQRIYLDGKADLGMNLPTDWAKPIKKMNHRSPNRIIKLINKIRSVVDDQEQLPRTDAREGCVRLFIFPNEIDKKTAENKVVKQMFEITKDLSWGENSDYISLILEHHMAASRIGFENIFSALNPVDKLKTGLWEGSLPELKFFTQIILPIAIARDNNDQFIITSIVKKYSPLLIKKTMRSSTNQLKQLKLANAAMKKLLSLWDDRKEPTGNDILQCVAQSKLFDIPGSLTPLIIPETIQKCNETNESVSNSEKGAGDPELDAWRLCLSSNFSQFKAYESYISEQTNFRTHQGVKGLEFPNVMVIIDDHDSRGKTFNYEKLFGAKERTVDEIKNEKEGRDSSISRTRRLFYVTCSRAEKSLAIVAYTAEPEKVKKHVLQEGWFGEDEIEIL
- a CDS encoding tetratricopeptide repeat protein produces the protein MKSEGDNMQMPSYFGPQLMGGIHNSAGLSYQDTCALYNFFTYLNKDDELLSLGVEMVNDFSIHKEGNIITAQVKKQTLSLKDMLKILEKTPLKRNDTILVVCAQFDDELRQIIKKRERFRYAMQSDLDSDWKETIISDFEAELVKKEIDPKSNLFVKSEYVELPADMAHMALFFVIMKWLEREKRTVDISGFMNSLSVYIQKLRETSGSLSLKQLKEFAEEHSTKSLVTEIIETAYKSQFIQPTELMSVLGETKDEIYRQLEKRIQEAQEHFNNQEFSESLEIYSSLETIFRKKLLKFQCAILHELLNNYDCAIKYCDEIIKMDPTHYEAYLIRGLSLKALKRFEEAMEQFEYSLSLKASVLAHYNLGYIYFTSQSVDSTKKAIEHFKSCLEIDSMFKYAHLNLSIAYFQMGIYGDSLKHINKALDIDPESYEALAHKGELYRFFGLYDDAIDYFEQCLTKQKENQQALFGLALCFTEKGYLSEAAIYYKRFFKFHSDKFFKNGISNSIGRKAIIVDLGWKRTVYGHFEVIKENLIYVDIAGVQLKVSLSVAKDYIFIGCVQFNVETNTIIYPTVGKFMETKEDFQALIYKIQETAQLEQFFDKPLFVDFNHSIEINIEEREKYVLIEMFFFDQPLVVGITDQKGDGFKSFKDYFELYGQCRIHFECVKTSEVFVIDGISKVIIKPLV